In Callospermophilus lateralis isolate mCalLat2 chromosome 19, mCalLat2.hap1, whole genome shotgun sequence, the following are encoded in one genomic region:
- the Litafd gene encoding lITAF domain-containing protein: protein MRTAQDEEQENEDTEPQVTRTPLLKQRNREEPKWNQPQGPPPPYNPPPGLSRPQQPTGIYTNLPRISTSLPMRTVCPYCGNQIVTEITPVNGVLNWLMCLGLCLCGCCLGCCLVPFWIQSLKDVNHSCPVCKHHLYHYRRV, encoded by the exons ATGAGGACTGCCCAGGATGAGGAGCAGGAGAATGAGGACACGGAACCCCAGGTCACCAGGACACCACTGCTGAAACAGAGGAACAGGGAGGAGCCAAAATGGAACCAGCCTCAGG GGCCACCGCCTCCTTACAACCCTCCTCCAGGACTCTCCCGCCCTCAGCAGCCCACAG GAATATACACCAACCTGCCCAGGATCTCGACCTCCTTGCCAATGCGCACCGTATGTCCCTACTGTGGCAACCAAATCGTCACGGAGATCACTCCTGTCAATGGAGTCCTCAACTGGCTTATGTGCTTAGGCCTCTGTTTGTGTGG GTGCTGCCTGGGCTGCTGCCTCGTGCCCTTCTGGATTCAAAGCCTGAAGGACGTGAATCACTCGTGCCCCGTGTGCAAGCACCATCTCTACCACTACAGACGCGTGTGA